AAAGAGAAAAACGGGATATGGCGCCGGTTTTGCCTCCCGCGCCGAAAGGATGGATTTTATAACCGTGTCCGCAAAACCGGCCGGATGTTTTTCAACGATAAAACTTGATTTTCGGTCAACTTTATGATTAATAAACAACCATGACATTCGACCCGGCGGATGAAATATCAAACAACGAAGCCATCAAAATTATTCGCGAAATTGTTCTGGATGGAACGATTGTCATAAGCGGCCACGCAAAGAAAAGAATGGCGGAGCGGGGCTATTCCGTTCATGATGTCCAGTATATTTTGACGAACGGGGAAATCGCAAAAAAGAAGTTCAATGTTAAATCGCGGAACTGGATTTACACGGTCCGGGGCGAAGACCTTGAAGGGGACTGCGGCGGAGTTGTGACGGCCATAATTGGTCGGATGTCGGCTGTGATCATCACCGCGCTGGGCTGATTGGGGGCTTAAGACAATGGAAAAATGCTGTTTATGCGGAGCGGATACCGAGATTATTCAAGATGAGCCATACCACTACGACGAGTGCGGGCTTGACGTGGCGCTGTTCGGGATCACACAATACCGCTGCCCAGGCTGCGGCGAATCTTATGCGTCCATACCGGGCGTTCGGAAGCTGAATCGTTTTATCGGCCTTCATGTCTGCAAGAACCGAAAGGCCCTCTTAAAACCCGATGAAATCAGATTCCTGCGAAAAGACCTTGGCCTTAAAGCCAAAGAGCTGGCCCGGACTTTGGGGATTTCCCCGTCCACCCTGTCCAGATGGGAAAACGGGAAAAAAGAAATAGGCGAAGCCTATGATCGTTTGATGCGCTCTATTTATATCTCATCCGCTTTCGAGCGCTCCGACCTTTTGATATGCGACGGATTGATTAATCTGTTCAAAGATATTCCGGCCAAACGGAATAAGATCACA
The DNA window shown above is from Candidatus Desulfarcum epimagneticum and carries:
- a CDS encoding conserved hypothetical protein (Evidence 4 : Unknown function but conserved in other organisms), whose protein sequence is MTFDPADEISNNEAIKIIREIVLDGTIVISGHAKKRMAERGYSVHDVQYILTNGEIAKKKFNVKSRNWIYTVRGEDLEGDCGGVVTAIIGRMSAVIITALG
- a CDS encoding conserved hypothetical protein (Evidence 4 : Unknown function but conserved in other organisms); the protein is MEKCCLCGADTEIIQDEPYHYDECGLDVALFGITQYRCPGCGESYASIPGVRKLNRFIGLHVCKNRKALLKPDEIRFLRKDLGLKAKELARTLGISPSTLSRWENGKKEIGEAYDRLMRSIYISSAFERSDLLICDGLINLFKDIPAKRNKITQPNAISLSPSEWLNNADEACFA